TCGTCCACCAGCGTCATCACTCCTTTGTCGATGCCCAATTCTTGCAGTAATTCAGGAGAGACTTGAAATTCCATATCGACGAGCGCGTTACCGATCCCATAAACGTTGTATTGTTTGCCCATAATTTAGTCGATCGCCTAAAAATACTTTGTTATTGATAGTAGGGAAATAAGGAGCAAAAAGCTAGGGGCTTTTTTCAGCCAGAGAATACCATAAACAAAAATTATCGGTGTGCTAGTCTCACACACCGGGGAATTTTTGTTAAGTTTTTTTAACTAAGCCACTTTAAGCCTCATCGTAGGCTTCTAGATCCAACAGATAAAGATAAGGTTCGGCTAATTCCTGTCTTTGAAAAGCGATCGCCCGCAACAGATGCCAATCCCGCAAAGCCTCGAAAGGGTTACTATACTCATCTTTTTCTAGTCGTTCGGCTAAAGAAGCAATATCAGCGGCGGTATATTTGGCAATATCTTGATCAGTGAAGCTTATAACTGTCATTTCTGCACCTCCCTCGACCTTTGTTCTATTTCTAGCTTAACATATATCCTAAGTTGAAAAAATGCCTTCCCCGCCAAGTTAAGAACTGTAAATGAAAGGGTAATTGTGGTAAGATTCCAGCAAAAGAGCTATTTTTAGTTGATCTTCTATGAAAACAGCCCTCATTACTGGCGCTTCCACTGGTATCGGTGTCGTCTTTGCTCGTCAACTTGCTCAACGGCAAATGGAGCTAATTTTAGTCGCTAGATCTAGGGATAAACTAGAACAATTAGCAGCGGAATTAGAGGAACAATACGGGGTAAAAGTGACAGTTATCGTTCAAGATCTGACCGTTGCCGGGGCAGGAAAGCTGGTATATGATACGGTGAACCAAAAAGGAATCAACGTTGATTTACTGGTAAATAATGCTGGTTTTGGTGATTATGGTGCTTTTAGCGAGCAGGATTTAGCCCGACAGTTAGAAATGATCCAGTTAAATAATCTGGTATTGGTGGAATTAAGCCACTATTTTCTCCGTCCCATGCTTGCTGGCACTGGGGGGGCAATTATCAATGTTGCTTCTATTGCCGGGTTTCAACCGCTGCCCTATCTTTCCGTTTATGCAGCCACAAAAGCTTTTGTCCTCAGCTTTAGCGAGTCTCTCTGGGCAGAAAATAAAGATAAAGGCGTTAAAATCCTTGCTCTTTGCCCCGGTCCGACGGAATCTAATTTTTTTGAGGTGGCCCGATTTCCCAGGGCTTTTATGGGCAAAAACGGCCGGTTAGATTCGGCGGAAGTGGTGGTACAAGAGGCTTTAACTGCCTTGGCAAACAAACGCCCCAACGTGGTAGCCGGTAAATTGGCTAATAAAATTATCGTCAATCTGCCCCGTTTTTTACCTAGAAGTTGGATCGTGTCTTTGATAGAAAAGCAATTCAAGCTATAAGTAGAATAAAGCGAATTAAAGCAATTGCTGATAGGATTTTAAGGGAATACCTGTCCGGTTTCTAACTTCGATGGCCGAACGATAGACACCGTTTTTTTCTCTTTCAGCGACAATTTTATCAGCCAGGGAAAAGTCAAGACCGAGATTGACTAATTCCGCAACGGAGTAGTAGTTTAAACAACGCCAAGAAACGTCAACTTCTTGGCGAATATCGTAGGCAAAGATAATCAAAGGTTCTAATTTTTTGAGATAATTTTCTGGTAAACCAGCCAGGAAGTGTAATTCTTCCAAATGGGTAAAAATATGTCCTTCATTACGGACAGAAACAATATCATTGGCATAGACAATCGGCAACCCTAATTTATGAACCAGATCGTTGGTGGAACAGCTGTTAATATCAATTTTTTCGAGAGGAGAGGATGACTGTCTAGAATCGGTTCTATTTGCCGAAGCTATTGGATGGGAATTAAGCTGTTGACGGATGTATAAACCCAGGCCGATTTGGGCAAACCAAATGACGATAAAAGCCTCTTGTGTAAGGAAAATAAAGGAGATAATTGTCAAAGCAATGCCGACGGATAACCAACTTTGGTTATTAGTTTTTTTGCCAGCATTAGCAATGGCAAGTCCCCCGAAAACTGGGACTAAGGATAGCCAGATCCACTCGGAAGATTCGGGAGGGCGAGGAGAGAGATTAGACATATTTTTTTAAAGAGAATCTAAATATTTTCTGCGTTTTTCTTCGTATTCTTCAGCAGTAATAATTCCCTGATCGTAAAGCTTTTTAAGCTGGAGTAAAGTAGCAGTTTTTTGCTGACCTGATTCTGGCAGTCTTCGCTCTGTACTGTTGGCGAGATAGTTAGGATTGTATTTAGGGTTTGCTGAAAAAGTCATTGAAAAGTACAGGTCTCTTAATCAATGATTTCACTTAGCTACAAGCATAAGCTTTAGTTGTTGATTAATTTTTAAGTTATAACTTATCCTAATCATTGACCGAGAAAAAGTGCTGTTTTTCCATTTCAGACATAAAAAAGCCCAAAAAACCTGCCTCAACAGGTTAGAAAGATTCATGACTAAAAAAGTAATAGCAATCGCTGAAAAGGAAGTATGAGGAAGTTTAGCCATCACTTTACCTAAGCTAAATCTTCTTTTCCCCTGTCCAAATTTGCCCTCTATACAATTCCGAATCCTCTCATCATCGGTAGCTTGTTTCTTTTGTTCTTTACTAACATTTTTGGCTGGTCTTCCTAATGGGGGACCACTGATTCTGATTCCCCTTTCTTTACACCAAGCTCGGTTTTCTCTGGTTCGATAAATTTTGTCCACATGAACTGATTCTGGATAGTATCCTGTATAGTCATAATAAGCTTCTATTTGTGCTTTTAAATCTCCTGATTCATTAAAGTTATCCCAACTAATTCGGTCTAAAAATATGTAACCATCTATACAGCTTGCTGAGAATTTAGCCCCAAATTCTACGGGTTTTCCAGCTTTTCCTCTGACTATCGGACGGATGTGGGGTTGAGTTAAGCTGACAATTCTGTCTTCAATACTCTGTTTGTTATTTTGGTACATCCAGAGTTGTTGACGATAAACTTCTGTGACTACTAACAACAGTTTATAGTCTCTTTTTTTCAAGCTTTGTAGAGAGGCTCCTTCTGCTAAAAGTTGTTCAATATGGTCGAGATTTCTTTTCAGATATTGCAGTTGTCTTTTCAGAGCTTTTCGTCTTTGTTTGACGGTAGGTTTTCTTTTTTTCGCTACTTCTAAATAACTTTTTCTGGCTAGAAGACGATAGGTTCTCGGTTTTTGAACAAGTTTTCCTTTTAAAGTTTCATAGAGAATATCAATAATTTTTTCGGTTTGTTTTCTTCCTTGATTTAACAGGTTTAAATCCGTAGGATAACTAATATCTGCGGGCGCACAACTGGCATCTAAAATTAATTTACCTCGATTTTCTGGTTGACTTTGGGTTTCGCTCTCTAACTTTTTTTCGGTGTTTTCTTCTTCTTTTATTTCTCTCGAATTTTTGACCATAAAGCGATTCACTTTATTAATTAGTTCCAGAGTGATTCTTTCTCGAAAGTGAACCAACATTGACGCTTCAAACCGGGGTTCATTGCTGTAGGATGAAAACCCCAAGAAGTATTGTAAATAAGGATTTTCTTTGATTTGTTCTACCGTTTCTCTATCGCTTGTTCCTAATTTTTCTTTAATAATTAATGCTCCGAGTGCTGTCCTGAATGTTTTGGCGGGTGTGCCCATTTCTTCTGAAAAAAGTGATGCGTATTCCGCTTCAAATTCTGACCAGGGAATGAGGTTGGCCATAATTACCCAACGATTGTCTTGGGATAATTTCCCCTCAAAGGGCAGCTCGAAGTTTTCTGGTGGGGTTGAGGGTAACTCGCTTTTACGGTACATTAGCACTAATTAGAGAAGATGCAAGGGTGATGCAAGGGTTTTAAGAGATTCTAGCAGATTTAAGTGCATTTGGGAAGCTCTCAATCAAGCTAAAAGCCCTTTCCTGTAAGGTTTTTACCATTATTCAGCAAACCCTATTTAGCATCAAAAGCTTGATCTGACATGATGATTAAACCAATAAATTCAAAAAAAGCAATGATGCCGGGGATCAAAGTCCAGAAGAAAAG
This portion of the Microcystis aeruginosa NIES-2549 genome encodes:
- a CDS encoding DUF2555 domain-containing protein — translated: MTVISFTDQDIAKYTAADIASLAERLEKDEYSNPFEALRDWHLLRAIAFQRQELAEPYLYLLDLEAYDEA
- a CDS encoding SDR family NAD(P)-dependent oxidoreductase, whose product is MKTALITGASTGIGVVFARQLAQRQMELILVARSRDKLEQLAAELEEQYGVKVTVIVQDLTVAGAGKLVYDTVNQKGINVDLLVNNAGFGDYGAFSEQDLARQLEMIQLNNLVLVELSHYFLRPMLAGTGGAIINVASIAGFQPLPYLSVYAATKAFVLSFSESLWAENKDKGVKILALCPGPTESNFFEVARFPRAFMGKNGRLDSAEVVVQEALTALANKRPNVVAGKLANKIIVNLPRFLPRSWIVSLIEKQFKL
- a CDS encoding helix-hairpin-helix domain-containing protein → MSNLSPRPPESSEWIWLSLVPVFGGLAIANAGKKTNNQSWLSVGIALTIISFIFLTQEAFIVIWFAQIGLGLYIRQQLNSHPIASANRTDSRQSSSPLEKIDINSCSTNDLVHKLGLPIVYANDIVSVRNEGHIFTHLEELHFLAGLPENYLKKLEPLIIFAYDIRQEVDVSWRCLNYYSVAELVNLGLDFSLADKIVAEREKNGVYRSAIEVRNRTGIPLKSYQQLL
- a CDS encoding IS5-like element ISMae6 family transposase, which translates into the protein MYRKSELPSTPPENFELPFEGKLSQDNRWVIMANLIPWSEFEAEYASLFSEEMGTPAKTFRTALGALIIKEKLGTSDRETVEQIKENPYLQYFLGFSSYSNEPRFEASMLVHFRERITLELINKVNRFMVKNSREIKEEENTEKKLESETQSQPENRGKLILDASCAPADISYPTDLNLLNQGRKQTEKIIDILYETLKGKLVQKPRTYRLLARKSYLEVAKKRKPTVKQRRKALKRQLQYLKRNLDHIEQLLAEGASLQSLKKRDYKLLLVVTEVYRQQLWMYQNNKQSIEDRIVSLTQPHIRPIVRGKAGKPVEFGAKFSASCIDGYIFLDRISWDNFNESGDLKAQIEAYYDYTGYYPESVHVDKIYRTRENRAWCKERGIRISGPPLGRPAKNVSKEQKKQATDDERIRNCIEGKFGQGKRRFSLGKVMAKLPHTSFSAIAITFLVMNLSNLLRQVFWAFLCLKWKNSTFSRSMIRISYNLKINQQLKLMLVAK